The following proteins come from a genomic window of Yinghuangia sp. ASG 101:
- a CDS encoding flavin-containing monooxygenase: MTETAPGPGTKAGGPEDTGGVRSYDVVIVGAGLTGMYQLKLVRELGLSVRVLEAGDGVGGTWFWNRYPGARLDSESYSYQYSWDKELLEEWTWKEMFAGQPELEAYYNRVADKHDLRKDIDFGTRVASMAFDEETDDWTLRATDGRTYRAHVVVMASGILSDPNFPKIPGLENFRGEWYHTSLWPQEKIDFAGKRIAVIGTGATGVQVIPEVAKTAGHLTVFQRTANWAVPLRNRPLSERDMDEIRAGYPEMFPFLRNSFSGFLHTWDKTKSTEVTPEERDARYEEAFNSPGFTKWIGLYNDLAYDPEANKIYCDFLAAKIRQRVDDPATAEKLIPDDHYFGAKRVPCETNYYETYNRDNVDLVLLKENPITEFTEKGIRTAEGDIEVDMIILATGFDAFTGALNKIDIRGLGGRTLRDKWKDGPLTYLGMQVAGFPNMFVVGGPHGKGGHGNGPRCSEPVVEWVAQVVDDIFTHPWRRVEADPAAEKEWTDGVVSAAEGTLQASARSIFFGDNIEGKPRVYVAYVGALPEFVDRLYDAREAGYRGFILS, from the coding sequence ATGACCGAGACCGCGCCCGGACCCGGGACGAAAGCCGGCGGCCCGGAGGACACGGGCGGGGTGCGCTCGTACGACGTCGTGATCGTGGGCGCGGGGCTGACCGGTATGTACCAGCTCAAACTGGTCCGGGAACTCGGCCTGTCCGTCCGGGTCCTGGAGGCCGGGGACGGCGTCGGCGGCACCTGGTTCTGGAACCGCTACCCCGGCGCGCGCCTCGACTCGGAGTCGTACTCGTACCAGTACTCGTGGGACAAGGAGCTGCTGGAGGAGTGGACGTGGAAGGAGATGTTCGCCGGCCAGCCCGAGCTGGAGGCGTACTACAACCGCGTCGCCGACAAGCACGACCTCCGCAAGGACATCGACTTCGGCACGCGGGTCGCGAGCATGGCCTTCGACGAGGAGACCGACGACTGGACGCTGCGCGCCACCGACGGCCGGACCTACCGCGCGCACGTGGTCGTGATGGCCAGCGGCATCCTCTCCGATCCGAATTTCCCGAAGATCCCCGGGCTGGAGAACTTCCGCGGCGAGTGGTACCACACCTCGCTCTGGCCCCAGGAGAAGATCGACTTCGCCGGGAAGCGGATCGCCGTCATCGGCACGGGCGCGACCGGCGTCCAGGTGATCCCCGAGGTGGCCAAGACCGCCGGGCACCTGACCGTGTTCCAGCGCACCGCCAACTGGGCCGTCCCGCTGCGCAACCGCCCCCTGTCCGAGCGGGACATGGACGAGATCCGCGCGGGCTACCCGGAGATGTTCCCGTTCCTGCGCAACTCCTTCAGCGGCTTCCTGCACACCTGGGACAAGACCAAGTCCACCGAGGTCACCCCCGAGGAACGCGACGCGCGCTACGAAGAGGCGTTCAACTCCCCGGGGTTCACCAAGTGGATCGGGCTCTACAACGACCTGGCCTACGACCCCGAGGCGAACAAGATCTACTGCGACTTCCTCGCCGCGAAGATCCGCCAACGGGTCGACGACCCGGCGACCGCCGAGAAGCTGATCCCGGATGACCACTACTTCGGCGCCAAGCGGGTCCCCTGCGAGACCAACTACTACGAGACGTACAACCGCGACAACGTCGACCTCGTCCTGCTGAAGGAGAACCCGATCACCGAGTTCACCGAGAAGGGCATCCGCACCGCCGAGGGTGACATCGAGGTGGACATGATCATCCTCGCCACCGGGTTCGACGCCTTCACCGGCGCCCTCAACAAGATCGACATCCGGGGCCTGGGCGGCCGGACGCTGCGCGACAAGTGGAAGGACGGCCCGCTCACCTACCTGGGCATGCAGGTCGCCGGGTTCCCGAACATGTTCGTCGTCGGCGGCCCGCACGGCAAGGGCGGCCACGGCAACGGCCCCCGCTGCTCCGAGCCCGTGGTCGAGTGGGTCGCCCAGGTCGTCGACGACATCTTCACCCACCCGTGGCGCCGGGTGGAGGCGGATCCCGCGGCGGAGAAGGAGTGGACAGACGGCGTGGTCTCCGCCGCCGAAGGCACGCTCCAGGCATCGGCCAGGTCGATCTTCTTCGGCGACAACATCGAGGGCAAGCCGCGCGTCTACGTCGCCTACGTGGGGGCCCTGCCCGAGTTCGTGGACCGGCTCTACGACGCCCGCGAGGCCGGCTACCGCGGCTTCATCCTGAGCTGA